In Pseudoduganella albidiflava, a single window of DNA contains:
- a CDS encoding M3 family metallopeptidase, producing the protein MTPPRMLVLAASLALAIIPAVHAAPAATAASAQVPSMNPLLQPSSLPLHYPRFDQIRDEHFLPAFEAGMAEELKEIDRIANSKAAPTFENTIVAMERGGRTLQRVQSIFSNLVGANTNDKLDAVDREMSPKLAAHSDAIHLNPQLFKRVDMLYAKRDKLGLDAESRYLIERYHEDFVLAGAKLSAQDKEKLKRLNGEIATLQTTFTQNVLKEINASALVVDTREELAGMPEAAINAAAKAAEEKGHKGKYLLALQNTTGQAQLAELTNPQVRARLMAASLARGSRGGDFDNREVVKKLARLRAEQARLLGYENFAAYSLANQTAKNTANVNKLLGELAKPAVDNARREGADLAAIAGGPIAAADWDFYTDKVRAQRFAFDEKQLKPYFELNNVLVNGVFFAATKLYGITFKERKDLPVYDPDVRVFDVIDADGKPLAIFLADLYARPNKQGGAWMNEYVAQSALLGEKPVVGNHQSIPKPPAGEPTLLTFDEVTTMFHEFGHALHGMFSNVKYPRFSGTSVPRDFVEYPSQVNEMWAVWPEVLANYAKHHQTGAPMPKELLDKITASRKFNKGFATTEYLAASLLDQKWHQLQPDQVPDDVLAFEAAALKEAGVDYALVPPRYRTTYFSHSFSGGYSAGYYAYLWAEKLDAESVLWFKENGGLLRKNGDWFRKTLLSRGGTADAMELFRNFRGRDAAIGPLLERRGLNVQPTKE; encoded by the coding sequence ATGACCCCACCACGTATGCTCGTTCTCGCGGCCAGCCTCGCCCTGGCCATCATCCCGGCAGTGCACGCCGCGCCCGCCGCCACCGCCGCTTCCGCCCAGGTGCCCTCGATGAATCCACTGCTGCAACCCAGCTCCCTGCCGCTGCACTATCCGCGCTTCGACCAGATCCGCGACGAGCACTTCCTGCCCGCGTTCGAAGCCGGCATGGCCGAGGAACTGAAGGAAATCGACCGGATCGCCAACAGCAAGGCGGCGCCCACCTTCGAGAACACGATCGTGGCGATGGAGCGGGGCGGGCGCACGCTGCAGCGCGTGCAGAGCATCTTCTCGAACCTGGTCGGCGCGAACACGAACGACAAGCTCGATGCGGTCGACCGCGAGATGTCGCCGAAGCTGGCCGCGCACAGCGATGCGATCCACCTGAACCCGCAACTGTTCAAGCGGGTCGACATGCTGTATGCGAAGCGCGACAAGCTGGGGCTGGATGCCGAATCGCGCTACCTGATCGAGCGCTATCACGAAGACTTCGTGCTGGCCGGTGCAAAACTGTCGGCGCAGGACAAGGAAAAGCTGAAACGCCTGAACGGCGAGATCGCCACGCTGCAGACCACCTTCACGCAGAACGTGCTCAAGGAAATCAACGCTTCGGCGCTGGTGGTCGACACGCGCGAGGAGCTGGCCGGCATGCCGGAAGCGGCGATCAACGCGGCCGCCAAGGCCGCCGAAGAGAAGGGCCACAAGGGCAAGTACCTGCTGGCGCTGCAGAACACCACCGGCCAGGCACAGCTCGCCGAACTGACCAACCCGCAGGTACGGGCGCGGCTGATGGCGGCATCGCTGGCCCGCGGCAGCCGCGGCGGCGACTTCGACAACCGCGAAGTCGTCAAGAAACTGGCGCGCCTGCGCGCCGAACAGGCCCGCCTGCTGGGCTACGAGAACTTCGCCGCGTATTCGCTGGCGAACCAGACGGCGAAGAACACCGCCAACGTCAACAAGCTGCTGGGCGAACTGGCGAAACCGGCGGTCGACAACGCGCGCCGCGAAGGCGCCGACCTTGCCGCCATCGCCGGCGGTCCGATCGCCGCCGCCGACTGGGACTTCTACACCGACAAGGTGCGCGCCCAGCGCTTTGCCTTCGATGAAAAGCAGCTCAAGCCTTACTTCGAGCTGAACAACGTGCTGGTGAACGGCGTGTTCTTCGCCGCCACCAAGCTGTACGGCATCACCTTCAAGGAGCGCAAGGACCTGCCTGTGTACGACCCGGACGTGCGCGTGTTCGACGTGATCGACGCCGACGGCAAGCCGCTGGCGATCTTCCTGGCCGACCTGTATGCGCGGCCGAACAAGCAGGGCGGCGCCTGGATGAACGAGTACGTGGCGCAATCCGCGCTGCTGGGCGAGAAGCCGGTGGTGGGCAATCACCAGAGCATCCCGAAGCCGCCGGCCGGCGAGCCCACGCTGCTCACGTTCGATGAAGTGACCACCATGTTCCACGAATTCGGCCATGCGCTGCACGGCATGTTCTCGAACGTGAAGTATCCGCGCTTCTCCGGCACCAGCGTGCCGCGCGACTTCGTCGAGTACCCGTCGCAGGTCAACGAGATGTGGGCCGTGTGGCCCGAGGTGCTGGCCAATTATGCGAAGCACCACCAGACCGGCGCGCCGATGCCGAAGGAACTGCTGGACAAGATCACCGCATCGCGCAAGTTCAACAAGGGCTTTGCCACCACCGAATACCTGGCCGCCTCGCTGCTGGACCAGAAATGGCACCAACTGCAGCCCGACCAGGTGCCGGACGACGTGCTCGCCTTTGAAGCGGCCGCGCTGAAGGAAGCGGGCGTCGATTACGCGCTGGTCCCGCCGCGCTACCGCACCACGTATTTCTCGCACAGTTTCTCCGGCGGCTATTCGGCCGGCTACTACGCCTACCTGTGGGCCGAGAAGCTCGATGCGGAAAGCGTGTTGTGGTTCAAGGAAAACGGCGGCCTGCTGCGCAAGAACGGCGACTGGTTCCGCAAGACGCTGCTGTCGCGCGGCGGCACCGCCGACGCGATGGAACTGTTCCGCAATTTCCGCGGCCGCGATGCCGCCATTGGACCGCTGCTGGAACGCCGCGGCCTGAATGTCCAGCCAACCAAGGAATAA
- a CDS encoding alkaline phosphatase D family protein → MTQSNARRKFIRNFSLGTVAVSTIPLTACGGDDASYEPITYAHGVASGDPLADRVILWTRISAPAGADDLDVGWSVAEDSGFTKVVASGSTRTGASRDFTVKVDATGLAANRRYFYRFRCQGIDSPVGRTKTLPTGSVTQARFAVFSCSNYPAGYFNVYGDAATFDDIDVGLHLGDYIYEYAAGGYASQNAAAMGRVSQPATEIITLTDYRRRYQQYRTDPDLQAVHARMPFITVWDDHELTNDTWRDGAENHDPATEGLWAARRQMAIQAYHEWMPIRQPDAARPERIYRSFDFGNLLSLHMLDTRVIGRDKQLAYAGYVGADRSFNAAAFTADVTNPARQLMGAEQTTWLQGQMAKSTATWQVLGQQVLMARMMLPAPMVLGTVGYAAYFAIAAKVQAGVALSETEQQQLAAAPVPYNLDAWDGYAAARETVLNMARTLNKNLVVLAGDTHNAWASDLADANGQAVGVEFGVPSVTSPGFEGYFPTAAPTTVAAAMEQLIGPLQYAETASRGFVVLTVTPAETRAEYRYVDTIRSQTYKASVGKVLRMLPGASNRKLVAG, encoded by the coding sequence ATGACCCAATCGAATGCACGTCGCAAATTCATCCGTAACTTTTCCCTCGGCACCGTTGCCGTTTCCACCATCCCGCTGACCGCCTGCGGCGGCGACGATGCCTCGTACGAGCCGATCACCTACGCCCATGGCGTGGCCAGCGGCGACCCGCTGGCCGATCGCGTGATCCTGTGGACACGCATCTCGGCACCTGCGGGAGCGGACGACCTGGACGTGGGCTGGAGCGTGGCGGAAGACAGCGGCTTCACGAAGGTCGTGGCATCGGGCTCCACCCGCACCGGGGCTTCGCGCGACTTCACCGTGAAGGTGGATGCGACGGGGCTGGCCGCCAACCGCCGCTATTTCTACCGCTTCCGCTGCCAGGGCATCGATTCGCCGGTGGGCCGCACGAAGACGCTGCCGACCGGCTCCGTCACCCAGGCGCGCTTCGCGGTGTTCAGCTGCTCGAACTACCCGGCCGGCTACTTCAACGTGTATGGCGACGCGGCGACGTTCGACGATATCGACGTGGGCCTGCACCTGGGCGACTACATCTATGAATACGCGGCCGGCGGCTATGCCTCGCAGAACGCCGCCGCGATGGGCCGGGTTTCCCAGCCGGCCACCGAGATCATCACGCTCACCGATTACCGCCGCCGCTACCAGCAATACCGCACCGATCCGGACCTGCAGGCCGTGCATGCGCGCATGCCGTTCATCACCGTGTGGGACGACCACGAGCTGACCAACGACACCTGGCGCGACGGCGCGGAAAACCACGATCCGGCCACCGAAGGCCTGTGGGCCGCGCGCCGCCAGATGGCCATCCAGGCTTACCACGAATGGATGCCGATCCGCCAGCCCGACGCGGCGCGGCCGGAGCGCATCTACCGCTCGTTCGACTTCGGCAACCTGCTGTCGCTGCACATGCTCGACACGCGCGTGATCGGCCGCGACAAGCAGCTGGCCTATGCCGGCTACGTGGGCGCCGACCGCAGCTTCAATGCCGCCGCGTTCACGGCGGACGTGACGAACCCGGCGCGCCAGCTGATGGGCGCCGAGCAGACCACGTGGCTGCAGGGCCAGATGGCGAAGTCCACGGCCACCTGGCAGGTCCTGGGCCAGCAGGTGCTGATGGCGCGCATGATGCTGCCGGCACCGATGGTGCTGGGCACCGTGGGCTACGCCGCCTACTTCGCCATCGCCGCCAAGGTGCAGGCCGGCGTGGCGCTGTCCGAGACCGAGCAGCAGCAGCTGGCGGCCGCGCCGGTGCCGTACAACCTGGACGCGTGGGATGGCTACGCGGCCGCGCGCGAGACCGTGCTGAACATGGCGCGCACGCTGAACAAGAACCTGGTCGTGCTGGCCGGCGACACGCACAATGCCTGGGCCAGCGACCTGGCCGATGCCAATGGCCAGGCGGTCGGCGTGGAATTCGGCGTGCCATCCGTCACGTCGCCCGGCTTCGAGGGCTACTTCCCCACTGCCGCCCCAACCACGGTCGCCGCCGCCATGGAACAGCTGATCGGCCCGCTGCAATACGCGGAAACGGCATCGCGCGGCTTCGTGGTGCTGACGGTCACCCCGGCCGAAACCCGCGCCGAGTACCGCTACGTGGACACCATCCGCTCGCAGACCTACAAGGCCTCGGTCGGCAAGGTGCTGCGCATGCTGCCGGGCGCGTCGAACCGGAAGCTCGTGGCGGGCTGA
- a CDS encoding M3 family metallopeptidase yields MLNYPKLMLPAVSLAFASLAFAGLAQAALPAANPFAAPSTLPLQYPAFDKIGDADYAPAFDEGMKAQAAEIEKIANNKAAPTFENTIVAMERSGRLLSRVSTVFFSLNGANTNDTLQALDRSLAPKLSAHSDAMLLNPKMYARIKTLYDKRDKLKLDAESKYLLERYHTDYVRAGAKLSAADKEKLKAYNAKLAELQTAFAQNVLKEMNASALVVDTKEELDGMSGAAIAKAAADAKARGLDGKFAIPVVNTTGQAPLSVLKNRTTRERLLAASMARGSRGGDFDNRELVLQLAKLRAERAALLGYASHAAYQLEDQTAKNTGAVNQLLAEFAQPAVRNARREAADIQKVIDAEQKSNGQGGFQLAAHDWQFYADKVSKERYAFDGNELKPYFELNSVFENGVFFAANKVFGLTFKERKDLPVYQADVRVWDVFDADGKQLAIFIGDFYARGNKRGGAWMNAYVGQNKLLGTQPVVANHLNIPKPANGEPTLLTYDEVRTAFHEFGHALHGMFSNVKYPRFSGTRVPRDFVEFPSQVNEMWATWPDILNNYAKHYQTGAPMPKELLDKVLAAQKFNEGHRTTEYLAAAILDQKWHQLSASQVPTDVLAFEAQALKDAGVDFAPVPPRYRSTYFSHVFSGGYSSGYYGYLWAEKLDAESVLWFKENGGLSRKNGDWFRQKLLSKGGTMDAMQMFREFRGRDAKVEPLLERRGLTD; encoded by the coding sequence ATGTTGAACTATCCGAAACTGATGCTCCCCGCCGTCAGCCTGGCCTTCGCAAGCCTGGCCTTCGCCGGCCTGGCCCAGGCCGCGCTGCCGGCCGCCAATCCTTTCGCCGCGCCCAGCACGCTGCCGCTGCAATACCCGGCCTTCGACAAGATCGGCGATGCCGACTATGCGCCGGCCTTCGACGAAGGCATGAAGGCGCAGGCTGCCGAGATCGAAAAGATCGCCAACAACAAGGCCGCGCCCACCTTCGAGAACACCATCGTGGCGATGGAACGCTCGGGACGCCTGCTGAGCCGCGTATCGACCGTGTTCTTCAGCCTGAACGGCGCCAATACCAACGACACGCTGCAGGCACTCGACCGCTCCCTCGCGCCGAAGCTGTCGGCGCACAGCGATGCGATGCTGCTGAATCCGAAGATGTACGCCCGCATCAAGACCCTGTACGACAAGCGCGACAAGCTGAAGCTGGATGCGGAATCGAAGTACCTGCTCGAGCGCTACCACACCGACTACGTGCGCGCCGGCGCCAAGCTGTCGGCGGCGGACAAGGAAAAACTCAAGGCCTACAACGCGAAGCTGGCCGAACTGCAGACGGCGTTCGCGCAGAACGTGCTGAAGGAAATGAATGCCTCGGCGCTGGTGGTCGACACGAAGGAAGAGCTGGACGGCATGTCCGGCGCGGCCATCGCCAAGGCCGCGGCCGATGCGAAGGCGCGCGGCCTGGACGGCAAGTTCGCGATCCCGGTCGTCAACACCACCGGCCAGGCGCCGCTGTCGGTGCTGAAGAACCGCACCACCCGCGAACGCCTGCTGGCGGCCTCGATGGCGCGCGGCAGCCGCGGCGGTGATTTCGACAACCGCGAACTGGTGCTGCAACTGGCGAAACTGCGCGCCGAGCGCGCCGCGCTGCTGGGCTATGCCAGCCATGCCGCCTACCAGCTGGAAGACCAGACGGCCAAGAACACCGGCGCCGTGAACCAGCTGCTGGCCGAATTCGCCCAGCCGGCGGTGCGCAACGCGCGCCGCGAAGCGGCCGACATCCAGAAGGTCATCGATGCGGAACAGAAGAGTAACGGCCAAGGTGGCTTCCAGCTGGCCGCGCACGACTGGCAGTTCTACGCGGACAAGGTGAGCAAGGAGCGCTACGCCTTCGACGGGAACGAACTGAAGCCGTACTTCGAATTGAACAGCGTCTTCGAGAACGGCGTGTTCTTCGCCGCGAACAAGGTGTTCGGGCTGACCTTCAAGGAGCGCAAGGATTTGCCGGTGTACCAAGCCGACGTGCGGGTATGGGACGTGTTCGATGCCGACGGCAAGCAGCTGGCCATCTTCATCGGCGATTTTTATGCGCGCGGCAACAAGCGCGGCGGCGCCTGGATGAATGCCTACGTCGGCCAGAACAAGCTGCTCGGCACGCAGCCGGTGGTGGCCAACCACCTGAACATTCCGAAGCCGGCGAACGGCGAGCCCACGCTGCTGACGTACGACGAGGTGCGCACCGCATTCCATGAATTCGGCCATGCGCTGCACGGCATGTTCTCGAACGTGAAGTATCCGCGCTTCTCCGGCACCCGCGTGCCGCGCGACTTCGTGGAATTCCCGTCGCAGGTCAACGAGATGTGGGCCACCTGGCCGGACATCCTGAACAACTACGCGAAGCACTACCAGACCGGCGCGCCGATGCCGAAAGAGCTGCTGGACAAGGTACTGGCCGCGCAGAAGTTCAATGAAGGCCACCGCACCACCGAGTACCTGGCCGCGGCCATCCTCGACCAGAAATGGCACCAGCTGTCCGCCAGCCAGGTTCCCACGGACGTGCTGGCCTTCGAAGCGCAGGCACTGAAGGATGCGGGCGTCGACTTCGCCCCCGTGCCGCCGCGCTACCGCAGCACGTACTTCTCGCACGTCTTCTCCGGCGGCTACTCGTCCGGCTATTACGGCTACCTGTGGGCCGAAAAGCTCGATGCCGAAAGCGTGCTGTGGTTCAAGGAAAACGGCGGCCTGTCGCGCAAGAACGGCGACTGGTTCCGCCAGAAGCTGCTGTCGAAGGGCGGCACGATGGATGCGATGCAGATGTTCCGCGAATTCCGCGGGCGCGACGCGAAAGTCGAACCGCTGCTGGAACGGCGCGGCCTGACCGACTGA
- a CDS encoding DUF1444 domain-containing protein yields the protein MFGIFKKSSPNTPELLASQLQPRIKHHAFVHALQEAGVTEDQAPLMQSFCGELLVTYAFDQPDQFVMATPDLLEQVGVTQDDLPDVAMSNLVKAMRWPPRFTAKAGVHQLDLGGNHEAVLLIVSSAFDQIESHLKGPAIATAPHRDCLLICDGSDSDAVAELRRQTGEEFDRRQDNHRLSKQLMIRRDGFWRLFEEG from the coding sequence ATGTTTGGCATTTTCAAGAAGTCCTCCCCGAACACGCCCGAGCTGCTCGCCAGCCAGTTGCAGCCGCGCATCAAGCACCATGCCTTTGTCCATGCCCTGCAGGAAGCCGGCGTGACGGAAGACCAGGCACCGCTGATGCAGAGCTTTTGCGGCGAATTGCTGGTGACGTATGCCTTTGACCAGCCGGACCAGTTCGTGATGGCCACGCCGGACTTGCTGGAACAGGTGGGCGTCACGCAGGACGACTTGCCGGATGTCGCCATGAGCAACCTGGTGAAGGCGATGCGGTGGCCACCCCGGTTTACCGCGAAGGCCGGCGTCCACCAGCTCGACCTGGGCGGCAACCACGAGGCCGTGCTGCTGATCGTCAGCAGTGCCTTCGACCAGATCGAATCGCACCTGAAAGGCCCGGCCATCGCCACCGCGCCGCACCGCGACTGCCTGCTGATCTGCGACGGCAGCGACAGCGATGCGGTCGCCGAACTGCGCAGGCAGACCGGGGAAGAGTTCGACCGGCGCCAGGACAACCATCGCCTGTCGAAGCAGCTCATGATCCGGCGCGACGGCTTCTGGCGGCTGTTCGAAGAGGGCTGA
- a CDS encoding DUF4404 family protein produces the protein MDNNLKASLREVHAALASGAPVDEELQDLLRQLDGDIERVLEQRAADGAVSDEGTTTYGLAERTQEISAKFAAKHPALEPTLRELGRILGNMGI, from the coding sequence ATGGACAATAACCTGAAGGCATCGCTGCGCGAAGTGCACGCCGCGCTGGCGAGTGGAGCACCGGTGGACGAGGAATTGCAGGACCTGCTGCGCCAGCTCGACGGCGACATCGAGCGCGTGCTGGAGCAGCGCGCGGCGGACGGCGCCGTCAGCGATGAAGGCACCACCACGTATGGCCTGGCCGAGCGCACGCAGGAGATCTCGGCGAAGTTCGCGGCAAAGCACCCGGCACTGGAGCCGACGCTCCGTGAACTGGGCCGTATCCTCGGGAATATGGGTATTTGA
- a CDS encoding YgiQ family radical SAM protein translates to MTRAEMDKLGWDECDVILVTGDAYIDHPSFGMALVGRLLEAQGFRVGIISQPDWQSADAFRALGKPRLYFGITAGNMDSMVNRYTSDRKIRSDDAYTPNGEPNKRPDRAVSVYSHRAREAFPGTPVIIGSIEASLRRIAHYDYWSDKVRKSVLIDSKADLLIFGNAERALVDLTHRMAKGEDIKSIKDLRGTAFLVPQGWLPSEEWGVHNSTRVDVPGRIDAHPDPYAMAKEDKEACATENAAPEPTVKPIRIMSREERQAMAKEKHNRTVVRLPSYDTVSTDPVMYAHASRVFHLESNPGNARALVQQHGDRDVWINPPPLPLAMDEMDGVYDMHYARAPHPAYGNARIPAWEMIRFSVNIMRGCFGGCTFCSITEHEGRIIQSRSEPSILREIEHIRDKTKGFTGTISDLGGPTANMYRLACKDKKIEESCRRLSCVYPSICSNLGTDHSKLIQLYRKARAIPGVKKILIGSGLRYDLAVRSPEYVKELVTHHVGGLLKIAPEHTETNVLSKMMKPGIGAYDEFKAMFEKFSLEAGKKQYLIPYFIAAHPGTSDEDMLNLALWLKKNNFRLDQVQTFMPTPMAMATTMYHSRRNPLKKVTDDSEVVETPRTAKVRKAHKAFLRYYDPANWPILRETLKAMGRGDLIGNGEKHLIPAWTPGEENMTAAPEGKRAMPTLAPGAQRGARPGQPAGGRTAAPRGGRPNALTGSMTARETVETKARPSILDTIKVKPKTASKPTAQSTTKGRR, encoded by the coding sequence ATGACCCGCGCCGAAATGGACAAGCTGGGCTGGGATGAGTGCGATGTCATCCTCGTCACGGGCGACGCCTATATCGACCATCCCAGCTTCGGCATGGCGCTGGTCGGCCGCCTGCTGGAAGCGCAGGGGTTCCGCGTGGGCATCATCAGCCAGCCGGACTGGCAATCGGCCGACGCCTTCCGCGCGCTGGGCAAGCCGCGCCTGTATTTCGGCATCACGGCCGGCAACATGGATTCGATGGTCAACCGCTACACGTCGGACCGCAAGATCCGTTCGGACGACGCGTACACCCCGAACGGCGAGCCGAACAAGCGTCCGGACCGCGCGGTGAGCGTGTATTCGCACCGCGCCCGCGAAGCGTTCCCGGGTACGCCGGTGATCATCGGCAGCATCGAGGCTTCGCTGCGCCGCATTGCCCACTACGATTACTGGTCGGACAAGGTGCGCAAGTCGGTGCTGATCGATTCGAAGGCCGACCTGCTGATCTTCGGTAACGCCGAGCGCGCGCTGGTCGACCTCACGCACCGCATGGCCAAGGGCGAGGACATCAAGTCCATCAAGGACCTGCGCGGCACCGCCTTCCTGGTTCCGCAAGGCTGGCTGCCGTCGGAAGAGTGGGGCGTGCACAACTCGACCCGCGTGGACGTGCCGGGCCGCATCGATGCGCATCCCGATCCGTATGCGATGGCCAAGGAAGACAAGGAAGCCTGCGCCACCGAGAACGCCGCTCCGGAACCGACGGTCAAGCCGATCCGCATCATGAGCCGCGAGGAACGCCAGGCGATGGCGAAGGAAAAGCACAACCGCACCGTGGTGCGGCTGCCGTCGTACGACACCGTCAGCACCGACCCGGTGATGTACGCGCATGCCTCGCGCGTGTTCCACCTGGAGTCGAACCCCGGCAATGCGCGCGCGCTGGTGCAGCAGCACGGCGACCGCGACGTATGGATCAACCCGCCGCCGCTGCCGCTGGCGATGGACGAGATGGATGGCGTGTACGACATGCACTACGCCCGCGCGCCGCACCCGGCCTACGGCAATGCGCGCATCCCGGCCTGGGAAATGATCCGCTTCTCGGTGAACATCATGCGCGGCTGCTTCGGCGGCTGCACGTTCTGCTCGATCACGGAACACGAAGGCCGCATCATCCAGAGCCGCTCGGAACCGTCGATCCTGCGCGAGATCGAGCATATCCGCGACAAGACCAAGGGTTTTACGGGCACCATTTCCGACCTGGGCGGCCCCACGGCGAACATGTACCGCCTGGCCTGCAAGGACAAGAAGATCGAGGAATCGTGCCGCCGGCTGTCGTGCGTGTACCCGTCGATCTGCTCCAACCTGGGCACCGACCACAGCAAGCTGATCCAGCTGTACCGCAAGGCGCGCGCGATTCCCGGCGTGAAGAAGATCCTGATCGGTTCCGGCCTGCGCTACGACCTCGCCGTGCGCTCGCCCGAATACGTGAAGGAACTGGTTACCCACCACGTGGGCGGCCTGCTGAAGATCGCGCCGGAGCACACCGAAACCAATGTGCTGTCGAAGATGATGAAGCCGGGTATCGGCGCCTATGACGAGTTCAAGGCCATGTTCGAGAAATTCTCGCTCGAGGCTGGCAAGAAGCAGTACCTGATCCCGTACTTCATCGCGGCCCACCCGGGCACGTCGGACGAGGACATGCTGAACCTGGCGCTGTGGCTGAAGAAAAACAACTTCCGGCTCGACCAGGTGCAGACCTTCATGCCTACGCCGATGGCGATGGCGACCACCATGTACCACAGCCGCAGGAACCCGCTGAAGAAAGTCACGGACGACTCGGAAGTGGTGGAAACGCCCCGCACGGCCAAGGTGCGCAAGGCGCACAAGGCATTCCTGCGCTACTACGATCCGGCCAACTGGCCGATCCTGCGCGAGACGCTGAAGGCGATGGGCCGTGGCGACCTGATCGGCAACGGCGAAAAGCACCTGATCCCCGCGTGGACGCCGGGCGAGGAAAACATGACAGCGGCGCCGGAAGGCAAGCGTGCCATGCCGACCCTGGCACCGGGCGCCCAGCGTGGCGCGCGGCCGGGCCAGCCGGCCGGCGGCCGCACCGCCGCGCCGCGTGGCGGCCGTCCGAATGCGCTGACCGGTTCGATGACGGCCCGCGAAACGGTGGAAACCAAGGCGCGCCCGTCGATCCTCGATACCATCAAGGTCAAGCCGAAGACCGCGTCGAAGCCGACGGCGCAGTCGACCACCAAGGGCCGCCGCTAG
- a CDS encoding DUF1269 domain-containing protein has translation MRRRLYYMLPDIPSARAMLDELLLARIEERHIRFLGREGSLPDDMPGASFMLKTDLVHGAQLGMLIGGIVGFMAGIILVLMPPEGLTMRTATILLMALGGALFGAWASGMNGCAIPNKRLEQFTERVQQGQVLLIVDVPVRRVREIEAMIAERHPDFNFGGEEPPMVAFP, from the coding sequence ATGCGCCGCCGACTCTACTACATGCTGCCCGACATCCCCTCCGCGCGCGCCATGCTGGACGAGCTCCTGCTGGCGCGCATCGAGGAGCGGCACATCCGCTTCCTGGGCCGCGAAGGTTCCCTGCCGGACGACATGCCCGGCGCCAGTTTCATGCTCAAGACCGACCTGGTCCACGGCGCCCAGCTGGGCATGCTGATCGGCGGCATCGTCGGCTTCATGGCCGGTATCATCCTCGTGCTGATGCCGCCGGAAGGGTTGACCATGCGAACGGCCACGATCCTGCTGATGGCCCTCGGCGGCGCGCTGTTCGGCGCCTGGGCGTCCGGCATGAACGGTTGCGCGATCCCGAACAAGCGGCTGGAACAGTTCACGGAGCGCGTGCAGCAGGGGCAGGTGCTATTGATCGTGGACGTACCCGTGCGGCGCGTGCGCGAGATCGAAGCGATGATCGCCGAGCGGCATCCCGACTTCAACTTCGGCGGCGAAGAACCGCCCATGGTGGCGTTTCCCTAG